One genomic region from Prochlorococcus marinus CUG1433 encodes:
- the acsF gene encoding magnesium-protoporphyrin IX monomethyl ester (oxidative) cyclase — translation MSQSTIESKNKKEINNGKVPAKETILSPRFYTTDFEAMENMDLSINEEELEAICEEFRKDYNRHHFVRNSEFEGAAEKLDPETRELFVDFLEGSCTSEFSGFLLYKELSRRIKDKNPLLAECFAHMARDEARHAGFLNKSMSDFGLQLDLGFLTANKDYTYFPPRSIFYATYLSEKIGYWRYIAIYRHLEKNPDSKIFPLFNYFENWCQDENRHGDFFDALMKAQPRTVKSLSQKITIGGSTFTHPLFDYFHRFRYFLNNLPLTSKLWSRFFLLAVFATMYARDLGIKKDFYASLGLDAKDYDQFVINKTNETSARVFPVVLDVYDKSFYGRLDKIVDNNKILTDIASDDGNKVFKTFRKLPKYLSNGYQLLRLYLLKPLDSKDFQPSIR, via the coding sequence ATGTCTCAATCAACCATTGAATCTAAAAATAAAAAAGAAATAAATAATGGGAAGGTGCCCGCAAAGGAAACAATATTGTCCCCAAGGTTCTATACAACTGACTTCGAGGCAATGGAAAATATGGATTTATCAATAAACGAGGAAGAATTAGAAGCTATATGCGAAGAATTTAGGAAAGATTATAATAGGCATCATTTTGTAAGAAATAGTGAATTCGAAGGAGCTGCAGAAAAACTTGATCCTGAGACGAGAGAACTTTTTGTTGATTTTCTTGAGGGAAGTTGCACTTCAGAGTTTTCTGGTTTTTTACTTTATAAAGAGCTTAGTAGAAGAATTAAAGACAAAAATCCCCTTCTTGCGGAATGTTTCGCTCACATGGCCAGAGATGAAGCTAGACATGCAGGATTCTTGAACAAATCAATGAGCGACTTTGGATTACAGTTAGATTTAGGATTTTTAACAGCCAATAAGGATTACACTTATTTCCCACCAAGAAGTATTTTTTATGCCACATATTTATCGGAAAAAATAGGCTATTGGAGATACATAGCAATTTACAGGCATCTTGAAAAAAACCCAGATAGTAAGATTTTTCCACTATTTAATTATTTTGAGAATTGGTGTCAAGATGAAAATAGGCATGGTGATTTCTTTGATGCATTAATGAAAGCACAACCTCGCACAGTTAAATCATTAAGCCAAAAAATTACCATTGGGGGCTCTACCTTCACACATCCACTATTTGACTATTTCCATAGATTTAGATACTTTTTGAACAATCTTCCATTAACATCTAAGTTATGGTCTAGGTTCTTCTTACTTGCTGTATTTGCAACTATGTATGCAAGGGATTTGGGAATCAAAAAAGATTTCTACGCTTCTTTAGGATTAGATGCCAAAGATTACGACCAGTTTGTTATTAATAAAACAAATGAAACTTCTGCAAGAGTTTTTCCTGTAGTACTAGACGTTTATGATAAATCTTTTTATGGAAGATTAGATAAAATAGTCGATAATAATAAGATTCTTACCGATATTGCAAGCGATGATGGAAATAAAGTATTCA
- a CDS encoding DUF2996 domain-containing protein produces the protein MEENLEQNIKDDNEIPDKTNVSKPKETELSKSDKDIPKPKKELPIEKKPFQEFVNEHLIPAFIDEINQRGLEINFINLKNTNRPIAGDKCWVINCEIKDICIFWLSFEKEDISSLKSISLSKPNQEPSIIESFLIDEKRITLKLIISRVLQRLNGQKLIGVN, from the coding sequence ATGGAAGAAAATCTAGAACAAAATATTAAAGACGACAATGAAATACCTGACAAAACTAATGTATCTAAACCAAAGGAAACGGAATTATCTAAATCAGATAAAGATATCCCCAAGCCAAAAAAAGAACTTCCTATAGAAAAAAAACCATTCCAAGAATTTGTTAATGAACATTTGATTCCTGCATTTATAGATGAGATAAATCAAAGAGGTTTAGAAATTAATTTTATTAATCTCAAAAATACTAATAGACCAATTGCCGGGGATAAATGTTGGGTAATAAATTGTGAAATAAAAGATATTTGCATATTTTGGCTTTCCTTTGAGAAGGAAGACATTAGTTCATTAAAAAGTATTTCATTATCGAAGCCAAATCAAGAGCCAAGCATTATAGAATCATTTTTAATCGACGAGAAAAGAATTACCCTTAAATTAATAATTTCAAGGGTACTGCAGAGATTAAACGGTCAAAAGCTTATAGGAGTTAATTGA
- a CDS encoding RNB domain-containing ribonuclease yields MFTTSSIIDNLNQSEGLEYKKLCKSLKITKKSDKDKLEIALTALEKLEIINKNEDNKYTFIKDSSHIVAKIRCSSKGYCFAVREKNKEDIYIKENLLNYAWNGDKVLVRILKEGYRRRSPEGIVDCILERSNQILLSKVEIINNNAYAIPIDDRILSKIKLPEDDKKYNYNPEYKNIVKVEIDSFPIGQDEGLGHVLKELQLNDNEELDTDFVLSKSNIINFSNKNIIESKKLEKRERIDLSDKNSYLFRSWDSDNSPMLPIIQIEQDKGKCTKLWIHTNSVAERLELNSKNSLEIFFNGSESYPLLNKWQNYLSENIRKHSEFKLGETKEAISLCMHLNSDNEITKWSFHLTLVKCSLIVRSEHTEALLSRKSKTRITSRLLKPIKDHIEELEKILEISKSLRKKHLLEGKVEIPTPINKIGSLDEFFIHNPAEYSKGYFEPLKKEDCQTYLAPILYEGNSIWFKHSNQYGLKSAGYISKDLDYINVNEIIKYSEFIGNNLELNEDGNLTFSQILKLCDDDNKKRILHKLLINEFKENEISLHFKDSDNNDSDKIFISPWTMPGYDLTNLLNQYCILNMIINGKKSKKNNFKDVNIMENNSMEHINWNIFNSSISKNIDTLLNKFVIDKLKEEKNKINQYKSNMISIKKVREAEKLLGNTYSGTILSVQSYGFFVDISELNVEGLVHVSTLNNDWYEYRSRQNLLIGRKSKKSYKVGDEIVVKIIKVDILKYQIDLELT; encoded by the coding sequence ATGTTCACAACATCTTCAATAATTGATAATTTAAATCAGTCAGAAGGTTTAGAATATAAAAAATTATGCAAATCTTTAAAAATCACTAAAAAATCTGATAAAGATAAATTAGAAATCGCTCTAACAGCCCTAGAAAAACTTGAAATTATTAACAAAAATGAAGATAATAAATATACCTTTATAAAAGATAGCAGTCACATTGTCGCTAAAATAAGATGTAGCAGTAAAGGGTATTGCTTTGCCGTAAGAGAAAAAAATAAAGAAGATATCTACATTAAAGAAAATCTGCTTAATTATGCTTGGAATGGTGATAAAGTTTTAGTCAGGATACTTAAAGAGGGGTATAGAAGAAGATCACCTGAAGGAATAGTCGATTGTATTCTTGAAAGATCAAATCAGATTCTTCTTTCTAAAGTTGAGATAATAAATAACAATGCATATGCTATTCCTATTGATGATAGGATTCTCTCTAAAATAAAACTTCCAGAAGACGATAAAAAATATAACTATAATCCAGAATATAAAAACATAGTTAAGGTAGAGATTGATAGTTTTCCTATAGGTCAAGACGAGGGGTTAGGGCATGTTTTAAAAGAATTACAACTTAATGATAATGAGGAACTAGATACTGATTTTGTTTTATCTAAAAGCAACATTATTAATTTTAGTAATAAAAACATCATTGAATCTAAGAAACTAGAAAAAAGGGAAAGAATTGACTTATCAGATAAAAATTCATATTTGTTTAGAAGTTGGGATTCTGACAATTCACCAATGCTCCCAATCATTCAAATAGAACAAGATAAAGGTAAATGTACAAAATTATGGATTCATACAAATAGTGTTGCAGAAAGACTAGAACTAAATAGTAAAAATTCTTTAGAGATATTTTTTAACGGATCTGAGTCATATCCTTTATTAAACAAATGGCAAAACTATCTCAGTGAGAACATAAGAAAACACTCTGAATTTAAATTAGGAGAAACGAAAGAAGCAATAAGTCTTTGTATGCATTTGAATAGTGATAACGAAATTACAAAATGGTCATTTCATCTTACTTTAGTAAAGTGTTCATTAATCGTTAGAAGTGAACACACTGAAGCACTTCTATCTAGGAAAAGTAAGACTAGAATTACTTCTCGATTATTAAAACCTATCAAGGACCATATCGAAGAATTAGAAAAAATATTAGAAATTTCAAAATCACTTAGGAAAAAACATCTTCTGGAAGGAAAAGTTGAAATTCCTACTCCAATAAATAAAATTGGATCACTAGATGAATTTTTTATTCATAACCCAGCTGAATACTCTAAAGGATATTTTGAGCCTCTAAAAAAAGAAGATTGCCAAACATATCTTGCTCCAATTTTGTACGAAGGGAATTCAATATGGTTCAAACATTCAAATCAATACGGATTAAAAAGCGCAGGGTACATCTCAAAGGATTTGGACTATATAAATGTAAATGAAATCATTAAATATTCAGAATTTATCGGCAATAATTTAGAACTAAATGAAGATGGTAATTTAACTTTTAGTCAAATACTTAAATTATGTGATGATGATAATAAAAAAAGAATACTACATAAACTTTTAATAAATGAATTTAAGGAAAATGAAATAAGCTTACATTTTAAAGATTCAGATAATAATGATTCAGATAAAATATTTATTTCTCCATGGACAATGCCAGGATATGACTTGACAAATCTTTTGAACCAATACTGTATTTTAAATATGATAATTAATGGCAAGAAATCAAAGAAAAATAATTTTAAAGATGTAAATATAATGGAGAATAATTCAATGGAGCACATAAATTGGAATATATTTAATTCATCAATTTCAAAGAACATCGATACACTACTGAATAAATTTGTTATAGATAAACTTAAAGAAGAAAAAAACAAAATAAATCAATATAAATCAAATATGATAAGTATTAAGAAAGTAAGAGAAGCAGAAAAACTTCTCGGAAATACTTATAGCGGCACTATATTATCAGTACAAAGTTATGGCTTTTTTGTTGACATATCCGAACTCAATGTGGAGGGCTTAGTCCACGTCAGTACACTTAATAATGATTGGTACGAATACAGATCAAGGCAAAATTTATTGATTGGAAGGAAATCTAAGAAATCATATAAAGTTGGAGACGAAATAGTCGTAAAAATTATAAAAGTAGATATTCTTAAATATCAAATTGATCTAGAGTTAACATAA
- a CDS encoding TMEM165/GDT1 family protein yields MVLSLLLSTFLTVFIAELGDKTQLATLTISGTSNKPLAVFLGSSSALVFASLLGALTGGSISSFLPEVALKSIASITFFIIGIRLLINSFVIDNEEKEDKDNK; encoded by the coding sequence ATGGTTTTAAGTTTATTACTTTCGACATTTCTAACTGTTTTTATTGCTGAATTAGGTGACAAAACTCAACTAGCCACCTTAACTATAAGCGGCACGTCTAATAAACCATTAGCTGTTTTTTTAGGATCTTCTTCTGCACTTGTCTTTGCAAGTTTACTAGGAGCTTTGACAGGTGGATCTATTTCAAGTTTTTTACCAGAAGTGGCTCTTAAATCTATAGCCTCAATAACATTTTTTATAATTGGCATAAGGCTTTTGATTAACTCATTCGTTATCGACAATGAAGAAAAAGAAGACAAAGATAATAAATAG
- a CDS encoding TMEM165/GDT1 family protein gives MNSKLEKQENKIEKSFLSIFITTFTTIFIAELGDKTQIATLMLSAESGKPIIVFLGSSLALISSSIVGVLIGKWLSKKISPSRFALFTGILMIIISVFLAYDTYKQYL, from the coding sequence ATGAATAGTAAATTGGAAAAACAAGAAAACAAAATAGAGAAAAGTTTCTTGTCTATATTCATTACAACTTTTACAACAATTTTTATTGCTGAACTTGGAGATAAAACGCAGATAGCAACGCTCATGCTTTCTGCTGAATCCGGAAAGCCAATAATTGTCTTTCTTGGAAGTTCTCTAGCATTGATAAGCTCTAGTATTGTGGGTGTCCTAATAGGAAAATGGTTATCAAAAAAAATATCTCCAAGTAGATTTGCATTATTTACTGGAATTTTAATGATAATAATAAGTGTTTTTTTAGCTTATGATACTTATAAACAATATTTATAA
- a CDS encoding YkgJ family cysteine cluster protein, with translation MKSWTCIENCGACCKFNLEERSGLKEKLNHEDIALINSMTAKDGWCKNLDRENKKCLIYDSRPHFCRVNEFSTRFKEYLKSGDKFLIDCCEQHISSNYGYRSKEMKSFKTAVSKK, from the coding sequence ATGAAATCATGGACATGTATAGAGAATTGCGGCGCATGTTGTAAATTCAACTTGGAAGAAAGGAGTGGTTTAAAAGAAAAACTTAATCACGAAGATATAGCTTTAATAAATTCAATGACTGCTAAAGACGGTTGGTGTAAGAACCTGGACAGAGAAAATAAAAAATGCTTAATTTACGACAGTAGACCTCATTTTTGTAGAGTAAATGAATTTTCAACTAGATTTAAAGAATATCTGAAGTCCGGCGATAAATTTCTTATAGATTGCTGTGAACAACATATTTCATCAAATTATGGATATCGAAGTAAAGAGATGAAAAGTTTTAAAACAGCCGTTTCAAAAAAATGA
- a CDS encoding photosystem II reaction center protein Ycf12, with translation MATLIPLAVVALAGPAIIALVFYRR, from the coding sequence ATGGCAACACTTATTCCTTTAGCTGTAGTTGCGCTAGCAGGACCAGCAATAATTGCTCTTGTATTTTACCGTAGATAA
- a CDS encoding HAD-IA family hydrolase: MAYLEGVYWDLDGTIANTELEAHLPAFNNAFKDLGIKWYWDEKKYIELLRINGGKNRIAYYSKSINDDFSEDIIIKIHEKKQLHYLEIIKRNTVQFKTGVFRLINELHKKKVRQFIVTSSSRKQVDLLLEYLFNGFNPFEFIISSDDVELKKPDPIPYFKAIQLSGIKENNSIVFEDSNPGLKSSLAANLPTIFIPSNIPIVLEENIRLDCILDSLGDENNVANVIKGPKLKKSYVDHTFLSDYLTSVSDAKN, from the coding sequence GTGGCTTATCTCGAAGGTGTTTATTGGGATTTAGATGGAACTATAGCAAATACTGAATTAGAAGCTCATTTACCTGCTTTTAATAATGCTTTTAAAGACCTTGGTATTAAATGGTATTGGGATGAAAAAAAATACATAGAGCTCTTGAGGATAAATGGGGGCAAGAATAGAATTGCTTACTACTCCAAATCAATTAATGATGACTTTTCTGAAGATATAATTATAAAAATACATGAAAAAAAACAGCTTCATTATCTAGAAATAATAAAAAGAAATACCGTGCAATTTAAAACTGGTGTTTTTAGGTTAATAAACGAATTACATAAAAAAAAAGTAAGACAATTTATTGTTACTTCAAGTTCCAGAAAGCAAGTTGATTTACTTCTTGAATATCTATTTAATGGCTTCAATCCCTTTGAGTTCATTATTTCAAGTGATGACGTTGAATTAAAGAAACCAGATCCAATACCTTATTTTAAGGCAATTCAATTAAGTGGTATCAAAGAAAATAACTCAATAGTTTTCGAAGATTCTAATCCAGGATTGAAATCTTCTTTAGCAGCTAACTTGCCGACAATTTTTATTCCTTCAAATATTCCAATAGTTCTTGAGGAAAATATTAGATTAGATTGTATTTTAGACAGTCTTGGTGATGAGAATAATGTGGCAAACGTTATTAAAGGCCCTAAACTAAAAAAATCATATGTTGACCATACCTTCCTAAGTGATTATTTAACGTCTGTTAGTGATGCAAAAAACTAA
- a CDS encoding DUF565 domain-containing protein codes for MQKTNFSRITYQLNKLLFGFLSDTWRSKSISLISVLTGYFLFANFVTKFISEGKNELIMVPIIIVFIEIIIRIKPSPSSKFYDIWSVVDKLRIGAIYAIILEAFKLGS; via the coding sequence ATGCAAAAAACTAATTTTTCAAGAATTACCTACCAACTAAATAAATTGCTTTTTGGTTTTCTAAGTGATACTTGGAGGTCTAAATCTATTAGCTTAATTTCTGTTTTGACAGGTTATTTTTTGTTCGCAAATTTTGTTACAAAATTCATATCTGAAGGCAAAAATGAGTTAATTATGGTTCCGATAATTATTGTTTTCATTGAAATTATTATTAGAATTAAGCCTTCACCATCTTCAAAATTTTATGATATTTGGTCCGTGGTTGATAAATTACGAATAGGCGCAATTTATGCCATTATACTAGAGGCATTTAAATTAGGATCTTAA
- a CDS encoding 50S ribosomal protein L32: MAVPKKKKSKSKRNQRHAVWKGKAAIAAQKAISLGKSVLTGKAQGFVYPIEEEEEE; the protein is encoded by the coding sequence ATGGCTGTACCAAAGAAGAAAAAATCAAAAAGCAAAAGAAACCAAAGGCATGCTGTTTGGAAAGGAAAAGCAGCAATAGCAGCACAAAAAGCAATATCTTTAGGTAAATCAGTTTTAACTGGTAAAGCTCAAGGATTTGTTTACCCTATAGAAGAAGAAGAAGAAGAATAG
- the ftsH gene encoding ATP-dependent zinc metalloprotease FtsH has product MFRSKFSYSNSKSSYSDLLEDIEAGKIESIFYYPRQREIDVLYKNGDKFKIPILYNDQLILEKATENKVELTVNNSRKEASAANSFASITLLLIFILALVLILRSTSKLASRAFGFTKSKAKFVTIDDVETRFDDVAGVPEAAEELKEVITFLKEPKKFENLGAKVPKGVLLIGPPGTGKTLLAKAIAGESGVPFLSISASEFVELFVGVGASRVRELFIKAKEKSPCIIFIDEIDSIGRQRGSGIGGGNDEREQTLNQLLTELDGFADNSGIIVLAATNRPDILDAALLRPGRFDRKIEVMLPDLDGRKKILSVHALSKPLSSEVDLAYWASRTVGFSGADLANLMNESAIHCARDESKLISDLHIENALDKITIGLRSSLITSPNMKKIIAYNEVGRAIVSAVRNGIESVDKITILPRSGSLGGYTKICPDEDVISSGLISKKLLFSKIEIALAGRAAETIVFGENEITQCSINDISFATKIVREMVTKYGFSIIGPIAMDSDNNEMFLGDGLFTRKPLIAENTSSRIDNEIIKISKISLNNSIQILKKNRVLLDKLADILLNKETVDKKVFKLITSKFLKV; this is encoded by the coding sequence GTGTTCAGATCTAAATTTTCTTATTCCAATTCTAAATCAAGTTATTCGGATCTTCTAGAGGATATAGAGGCGGGAAAAATAGAATCAATATTTTACTATCCAAGACAGAGAGAAATTGATGTTTTATATAAAAATGGTGACAAATTTAAAATACCTATCCTTTACAACGATCAGTTAATCCTTGAAAAGGCTACTGAAAATAAAGTGGAACTTACAGTCAATAATAGTAGAAAAGAAGCCTCAGCTGCTAATTCGTTTGCTTCAATCACCCTTTTACTGATTTTTATATTAGCTTTAGTTCTAATATTGAGGAGTACATCAAAATTAGCCTCTAGGGCCTTTGGTTTTACCAAAAGTAAAGCTAAATTTGTAACTATTGATGACGTAGAAACGAGATTCGATGATGTCGCCGGTGTTCCTGAGGCAGCTGAAGAATTAAAAGAGGTTATAACTTTTTTGAAAGAACCCAAAAAATTTGAAAATCTAGGGGCAAAAGTTCCTAAAGGAGTACTTTTAATCGGCCCTCCTGGAACAGGTAAAACATTATTGGCTAAAGCAATCGCTGGTGAATCAGGAGTCCCCTTTCTCTCAATATCTGCATCTGAATTTGTAGAACTTTTTGTTGGTGTTGGCGCAAGCCGTGTCCGTGAGCTTTTCATTAAGGCTAAAGAAAAATCTCCTTGTATAATTTTTATTGATGAAATTGATTCTATTGGTAGGCAAAGAGGGTCTGGGATCGGAGGTGGAAATGATGAAAGAGAACAAACCCTTAATCAGCTTCTAACTGAATTAGATGGTTTCGCTGATAATTCAGGGATTATTGTTTTAGCGGCAACAAATAGACCAGATATTTTGGATGCAGCATTATTACGACCTGGAAGATTTGATAGAAAAATAGAAGTTATGCTCCCTGATTTAGATGGAAGAAAAAAAATTCTTTCAGTACATGCACTTTCAAAACCACTTTCAAGCGAAGTTGACTTAGCATATTGGGCTTCTAGAACAGTTGGATTTTCTGGGGCAGATCTTGCAAATTTGATGAACGAGAGTGCTATTCATTGTGCAAGAGATGAATCCAAATTAATCAGTGATCTGCATATAGAAAATGCTCTTGACAAAATTACAATTGGACTTCGAAGTTCTTTAATAACTTCTCCAAATATGAAGAAAATAATTGCTTACAACGAAGTAGGCAGAGCAATTGTATCTGCTGTTAGAAATGGGATTGAATCAGTTGATAAAATCACAATTTTGCCTAGATCTGGGTCTCTAGGAGGATATACAAAAATATGTCCTGACGAAGATGTAATATCTAGTGGCTTGATTTCAAAAAAATTATTATTTTCAAAAATTGAAATTGCTCTAGCAGGAAGAGCAGCAGAAACTATTGTTTTTGGTGAAAATGAAATTACTCAATGCTCTATAAACGATATCTCTTTTGCGACTAAGATTGTAAGAGAAATGGTTACAAAATATGGATTTTCAATTATTGGTCCAATTGCAATGGATTCTGATAATAATGAAATGTTTTTGGGAGATGGATTATTTACAAGAAAGCCACTCATAGCAGAAAATACTAGTTCTAGAATAGATAATGAAATCATAAAGATTTCTAAAATATCATTAAACAATTCAATACAAATTTTGAAAAAAAATAGAGTCTTACTAGATAAATTAGCTGACATACTTCTAAATAAAGAAACTGTAGATAAAAAAGTATTTAAATTAATAACTTCTAAATTCTTGAAAGTTTGA
- a CDS encoding peroxiredoxin gives MSLRVGQEAPDFSATAVYDQEFKEITLSGLRGKWVVLFFYPLDFTFVCPTEITAFSDRYQDFSALNTEILGVSVDSKHCHLAWIQTPRNEGGIGDINYPLVSDLKREICQAYNVLNDDGEADRGLFLINPEGVVMHTTVNKAPVGRNVDETLRILQGYQYVAANPDEVCPANWTPGEKTMLEDPKGSKEYFSAL, from the coding sequence ATGAGCTTAAGAGTTGGCCAAGAAGCACCAGACTTTAGTGCTACAGCAGTATATGATCAAGAGTTTAAAGAGATTACACTTTCAGGTCTAAGAGGTAAATGGGTTGTTTTATTCTTTTACCCTTTAGACTTTACATTTGTATGTCCAACAGAGATCACTGCATTTAGTGATAGATATCAAGATTTCTCAGCACTTAATACTGAAATACTTGGTGTATCAGTTGACAGCAAACACTGTCATCTAGCTTGGATACAAACTCCAAGAAATGAAGGTGGAATAGGTGATATTAATTACCCATTAGTTTCTGACTTAAAAAGAGAAATTTGCCAGGCCTACAATGTTCTTAACGATGATGGAGAGGCCGATAGAGGTTTATTCCTTATCAATCCCGAAGGAGTAGTTATGCATACGACAGTTAACAAGGCTCCTGTTGGTAGAAATGTTGATGAAACACTAAGGATTCTTCAAGGTTATCAGTACGTTGCGGCAAACCCAGATGAAGTCTGTCCAGCAAACTGGACCCCTGGGGAGAAAACAATGTTAGAGGACCCCAAAGGTAGTAAGGAATATTTTTCTGCGCTATAG
- a CDS encoding tRNA (cytidine(34)-2'-O)-methyltransferase, producing the protein MEVALFEPRIPQNTGNIARSCAAFNIPLNLIEPLGFKLEDRYLKRAGLDYWPLVTVNKYGNFDKFLASKETKRLISFSKKNGIYLKDFKFKHDDILLFGREDSGLPDCIIDKSDFLISIFMPNLQTENNDQKGVRSLNLSVACGIAIYEAHKQIYFQNSN; encoded by the coding sequence TTGGAAGTCGCTCTTTTTGAACCTAGAATCCCACAAAATACTGGTAATATAGCCAGATCATGTGCTGCCTTTAATATTCCTTTAAATCTTATAGAGCCCTTAGGTTTTAAACTTGAAGATAGATATTTAAAAAGAGCAGGATTAGACTACTGGCCCCTTGTTACTGTTAATAAGTATGGAAATTTTGATAAATTTTTAGCGTCAAAAGAAACAAAAAGATTAATTTCTTTTAGTAAAAAAAATGGGATATATTTAAAGGATTTTAAATTTAAGCATGATGATATATTGCTATTTGGGAGAGAAGATTCAGGATTACCAGATTGCATTATTGATAAAAGTGACTTTTTAATATCAATATTTATGCCAAATTTACAAACAGAAAACAATGATCAAAAAGGTGTTAGGAGTCTAAATCTTTCAGTTGCATGCGGTATTGCTATATATGAGGCCCATAAACAAATATATTTTCAAAATAGTAATTAA
- a CDS encoding bifunctional adenosylcobinamide kinase/adenosylcobinamide-phosphate guanylyltransferase — translation MNAKKSNIKDFLSNIIFITGGTKSGKSEFAEHLAKEIKELSYVALSEKNIDDKEWQEKINLHQKRRPKDWKLIETTDLLNTLSKEDGPLLIDSIGGFVMESIGKEHNEWSTMMNLLTSLLMKRKSLTFIVGEQVGWSLVSEYKIGNTYIERIGELQKRITKISKDNWLAINGRAIKIDEISIEIPT, via the coding sequence ATGAATGCCAAGAAATCGAATATCAAAGATTTTTTATCTAATATTATTTTCATCACAGGAGGAACAAAAAGTGGTAAAAGTGAATTCGCAGAGCACTTAGCAAAGGAGATTAAAGAATTATCATATGTTGCCTTGTCAGAAAAAAATATTGATGATAAAGAATGGCAAGAAAAAATTAACCTACATCAAAAAAGAAGGCCAAAAGATTGGAAATTAATAGAAACGACAGATCTATTAAATACATTAAGTAAGGAAGATGGTCCATTATTAATAGATTCCATTGGCGGATTTGTTATGGAAAGTATTGGGAAAGAACATAATGAGTGGTCAACTATGATGAATTTACTAACAAGTCTTTTAATGAAAAGAAAAAGCCTAACATTTATTGTTGGAGAACAAGTTGGCTGGAGTTTGGTCTCTGAATATAAAATTGGTAATACTTATATTGAAAGGATAGGCGAACTTCAAAAGAGAATAACCAAAATATCAAAAGATAATTGGCTGGCAATAAATGGTAGAGCAATCAAAATAGATGAAATAAGTATAGAAATACCTACTTAG
- a CDS encoding fusion glycoprotein F0 yields the protein MKLNINKYILSFILSSLIFILIPSTTYAKEISSINNFFGITQQNNITNYEKSQPSSIDNPVVDPNFNTMRSEDTDSSTATYIVIGLLIAATIIPLATWWYFSK from the coding sequence ATGAAACTAAACATCAATAAATATATACTTTCGTTTATCCTTTCAAGCTTGATATTTATACTTATTCCTTCCACTACATACGCAAAAGAAATTAGTAGTATAAATAATTTTTTTGGCATTACTCAGCAGAATAATATTACAAATTACGAAAAGAGTCAGCCTTCATCTATTGACAACCCTGTAGTGGATCCGAATTTTAATACTATGAGATCAGAAGATACTGATAGTTCAACTGCAACTTACATAGTAATTGGCTTGTTAATTGCTGCCACAATTATTCCCTTGGCAACATGGTGGTATTTCTCTAAATAA